A single genomic interval of Camelina sativa cultivar DH55 chromosome 11, Cs, whole genome shotgun sequence harbors:
- the LOC104727684 gene encoding F-box/kelch-repeat protein At4g29370-like has product MMISGAGGEVKPSHKKKTPPQCDESSSFSSLPYELIVEFFARISKSHYPSLSLVSKTFHSLLSSPELYAGRSKTNDICLYICLRLTKRPCPRWFSIWIKPNRTPTKSSGNFMVPISSSSDSLPASKSTVAMGSDIYAIGGTVAPSSTVRIFDCWRHTWRDAPNMTVARSNAMAYVLGDKIYVMGGCHGSDKSTDWSEVFDTKTQTWRLIPNHDAEAKEGTWNIMDMRRIVWCQWWWVIDNVMYCRSGSGYFMWYDSVGEKWRYVQGLEKLMKYNYSRSHRRIEIVNCGGKIAFMWEMGVLSRRCPNKKIVCGMVAFERLQNEICGKIKWLHGVYRLPNSSIQ; this is encoded by the coding sequence ATGATGATCTCCGGAGCCGGAGGCGAAGTTAAACCATCGCATAAAAAGAAGACTCCTCCGCAATGTGATGAGTCGTCATCGTTTTCGTCACTTCCATACGAACTCATTGTAGAGTTCTTCGCACGTATCTCTAAATCGCATTACCCTTCACTCTCACTCGTCTCCAAAACCTTTCATTCTCTCCTCTCTTCACCGGAACTCTACGCCGGCCGATCTAAAACCAACGATATCTGTCTCTACATTTGCTTACGCTTAACTAAACGTCCATGTCCTCGCTGGTTTAGTATTTGGATTAAACCTAACCGGACGCCAACCAAGTCAAGTGGAAATTTCATGGTTCCGATTTCATCTAGTTCTGATTCTCTTCCGGCATCAAAGTCCACCGTAGCGATGGGTTCGGACATCTATGCAATCGGTGGAACTGTCGCGCCCTCTTCTACGGTTAGAATATTTGATTGCTGGAGGCACACGTGGCGTGACGCACCTAACATGACGGTTGCTCGGAGTAACGCGATGGCATATGTACTCGGTGACAAAATATACGTAATGGGAGGATGTCACGGATCAGACAAGTCCACAGATTGGTCAGAGGTATTCGACACAAAGACACAAACTTGGCGACTAATACCGAATCATGACGCTGAGGCAAAAGAAGGTACGTGGAATATTATGGATATGAGGAGAATTGTTTGGTGTCAATGGTGGTGGGTGATAGACAATGTAATGTACTGTCGATCTGGCTCGGGGTATTTCATGTGGTATGACTCAGTTGGTGAAAAATGGAGATATGTTCAAGGTTTGGAAAAACTGATGAAGTACAATTATAGTAGATCACACCGTCGGATAGAAATAGTTAACTGTGGTGGGAAAATCGCATTTATGTGGGAAATGGGTGTGCTATCGAGACGCTGTCCTAACAAGAAAATTGTGTGCGGGATGGTTGCGTTTGAAAGACTTCAAAATGAGATTTGTGGGAAGATTAAGTGGTTGCATGGTGTTTATAGGCTCCCCAactcatcaatacaataa
- the LOC104721929 gene encoding glucan endo-1,3-beta-glucosidase 12 isoform X1, translating to MDKRVKLIFWICVSILAFLDFGMASKIGICYGRNADNLPSPNRVSELIQHLNIKFVRIYDANIDVLKAFANTGIELMIGVPNADLLAFAQFQSNVDTWLSNNILPYYPATKITSISVGLEVTEAPDNATGLVLPAMRNIHTALKKSGLDKKIKISSSFSLAILSRSFPPSSASFSKKHSAFLKPMLEFLVENESPFMIDLYPYYAYRDSTEKIPLEYALFESSSQVVDSATGLLYSNMFDAQLDAIYFALTAMNFKTIKVMVTESGWPSKGSPKETAATPENALAYNTNLIRHVIGDPGTPAKPGEEIDVYLFSLFNENRKPGIESERNWGMFYANGTNVYALDFTGENTTPVSPTNVTTGTSPSPSSSPVDNGNSTVIIGGGGGVVGGGGTKKWCIASSQASVTELQTALDWACGPGNVDCSAVQPDQPCFEPDTVLSHASYAFNTYYQQSGASSIDCSFNGASVEVDKDPSYGNCLYMIAPATTGFNRTMAGNITGNITAIDSPLASPSSTNEAFRQMVISVAVSVLLPCFVVCLSIW from the exons ATGGATAAAAGGGTGAAGCTAATCTTCTGGATTTGTGTCTCCATTCTTGCCTTTTTGG ATTTTGGTATGGCAAGTAAGATTGGGATATGTTACGGAAGAAATGCTGATAATCTCCCGAGTCCAAACAGAGTATCTGAGCTAATCCAACATCTCAACATCAAATTTGTTCGAATCTACGACGCCAACATTGATGTTCTCAAAGCTTTTGCAAACACTGGAATCGAGCTTATGATTGGTGTCCCTAACGCTGACCTACTTGCATTTGCCCAGTTTCAATCCAATGTAGACACTTGGCTTAGCAACAACATCCTTCCTTATTACCCAGCTACCAAAATCACTTCGATTTCAGTCGGTCTTGAAGTAACCGAAGCACCAGACAATGCCACTGGTCTAGTCTTGCCTGCTATGCGTAACATTCACACCGCTCTTAAGAAGTCTGGTTTGGACAAAAAGATCAAGATCTCGAGCTCGTTTTCCCTTGCTATCTTGTCACGCTCGTTCCCTCCTTCGTCTGCTTCTTTCAGCAAGAAACACTCAGCTTTCTTGAAACCAATGCTTGAGTTCTTGGTTGAGAACGAGTCTCCCTTTATGATCGACTTGTATCCGTATTATGCTTACAGAGACTCAACTGAAAAGATTCCGTTGGAGTACGCTCTATTCGAGTCATCTTCTCAGGTTGTTGATTCCGCTACTGGTTTGCTTTACTCCAACATGTTTGATGCTCAGCTTGACGCTATCTATTTCGCCTTGACGGCTATGAACTTTAAGACCATTAAGGTTATGGTCACTGAGTCAGGGTGGCCGAGTAAAGGCTCGCCTAAAGAAACTGCTGCAACTCCTGAGAACGCTCTTGCTTACAATACCAACCTCATCCGCCATGTCATTGGTGATCCAG GTACTCCTGCAAAGCCTGGGGAAGAGATTGATGTGTACTTATTCTCCTTGTTTAATGAGAACCGGAAGCCAGGGATAGAATCTGAGAGGAACTGGGGAATGTTCTATGCAAATGGAACTAATGTTTACGCGTTAGACTTCACTGGGGAGAACACTACGCCTGTTTCTCCAACAAATGTTACCACGGGTACGAGTCCAAGTCCAAGTTCCAGTCCAGTTGACAATGGTAACTCGACAGTGATcattggaggaggaggaggagtagtaggaggaggaggaaccaagAAATGGTGTATTGCTTCTTCACAGGCTTCAGTGACAGAACTGCAGACAGCATTGGACTGGGCTTGCGGTCCTGGGAATGTTGATTGTTCAGCTGTGCAACCAGACCAACCTTGCTTTGAACCAGACACTGTTCTCTCACACGCATCGTATGCCTTCAATACTTATTACCAGCAGAGTGGAGCAAGCAGCATAGATTGCAGCTTTAATGGAGCCAGCGTTGAAGTCGACAAGGACCCAA GTTATGGTAACTGTTTGTACATGATTGCTCCGGCTACCACCGG ATTTAACAGAACAATGGCGGGTAATATCACAGGAAATATAACTGCCATTGATTCGCCCTTGGCTTCGCCTTCTTCAACAAATGAAGCATTCAGACAGATGGTGATCTCCGTTGCAGTCTCTGTTTTGTTGCCGTGTTTTGTAGTTTGTTTGAGTATTTGGTGA
- the LOC104721929 gene encoding glucan endo-1,3-beta-glucosidase 12 isoform X2: MDKRVKLIFWICVSILAFLDFGMASKIGICYGRNADNLPSPNRVSELIQHLNIKFVRIYDANIDVLKAFANTGIELMIGVPNADLLAFAQFQSNVDTWLSNNILPYYPATKITSISVGLEVTEAPDNATGLVLPAMRNIHTALKKSGLDKKIKISSSFSLAILSRSFPPSSASFSKKHSAFLKPMLEFLVENESPFMIDLYPYYAYRDSTEKIPLEYALFESSSQVVDSATGLLYSNMFDAQLDAIYFALTAMNFKTIKVMVTESGWPSKGSPKETAATPENALAYNTNLIRHVIGDPGTPAKPGEEIDVYLFSLFNENRKPGIESERNWGMFYANGTNVYALDFTGENTTPVSPTNVTTGTSPSPSSSPVDNGNSTVIIGGGGGVVGGGGTKKWCIASSQASVTELQTALDWACGPGNVDCSAVQPDQPCFEPDTVLSHASYAFNTYYQQSGASSIDCSFNGASVEVDKDPSYGNCLYMIAPATTGFNRTMAGNITGNITAIDSPLASPSSTNEAFRQMVISVAVSVLLPCFVVCLSW, translated from the exons ATGGATAAAAGGGTGAAGCTAATCTTCTGGATTTGTGTCTCCATTCTTGCCTTTTTGG ATTTTGGTATGGCAAGTAAGATTGGGATATGTTACGGAAGAAATGCTGATAATCTCCCGAGTCCAAACAGAGTATCTGAGCTAATCCAACATCTCAACATCAAATTTGTTCGAATCTACGACGCCAACATTGATGTTCTCAAAGCTTTTGCAAACACTGGAATCGAGCTTATGATTGGTGTCCCTAACGCTGACCTACTTGCATTTGCCCAGTTTCAATCCAATGTAGACACTTGGCTTAGCAACAACATCCTTCCTTATTACCCAGCTACCAAAATCACTTCGATTTCAGTCGGTCTTGAAGTAACCGAAGCACCAGACAATGCCACTGGTCTAGTCTTGCCTGCTATGCGTAACATTCACACCGCTCTTAAGAAGTCTGGTTTGGACAAAAAGATCAAGATCTCGAGCTCGTTTTCCCTTGCTATCTTGTCACGCTCGTTCCCTCCTTCGTCTGCTTCTTTCAGCAAGAAACACTCAGCTTTCTTGAAACCAATGCTTGAGTTCTTGGTTGAGAACGAGTCTCCCTTTATGATCGACTTGTATCCGTATTATGCTTACAGAGACTCAACTGAAAAGATTCCGTTGGAGTACGCTCTATTCGAGTCATCTTCTCAGGTTGTTGATTCCGCTACTGGTTTGCTTTACTCCAACATGTTTGATGCTCAGCTTGACGCTATCTATTTCGCCTTGACGGCTATGAACTTTAAGACCATTAAGGTTATGGTCACTGAGTCAGGGTGGCCGAGTAAAGGCTCGCCTAAAGAAACTGCTGCAACTCCTGAGAACGCTCTTGCTTACAATACCAACCTCATCCGCCATGTCATTGGTGATCCAG GTACTCCTGCAAAGCCTGGGGAAGAGATTGATGTGTACTTATTCTCCTTGTTTAATGAGAACCGGAAGCCAGGGATAGAATCTGAGAGGAACTGGGGAATGTTCTATGCAAATGGAACTAATGTTTACGCGTTAGACTTCACTGGGGAGAACACTACGCCTGTTTCTCCAACAAATGTTACCACGGGTACGAGTCCAAGTCCAAGTTCCAGTCCAGTTGACAATGGTAACTCGACAGTGATcattggaggaggaggaggagtagtaggaggaggaggaaccaagAAATGGTGTATTGCTTCTTCACAGGCTTCAGTGACAGAACTGCAGACAGCATTGGACTGGGCTTGCGGTCCTGGGAATGTTGATTGTTCAGCTGTGCAACCAGACCAACCTTGCTTTGAACCAGACACTGTTCTCTCACACGCATCGTATGCCTTCAATACTTATTACCAGCAGAGTGGAGCAAGCAGCATAGATTGCAGCTTTAATGGAGCCAGCGTTGAAGTCGACAAGGACCCAA GTTATGGTAACTGTTTGTACATGATTGCTCCGGCTACCACCGG ATTTAACAGAACAATGGCGGGTAATATCACAGGAAATATAACTGCCATTGATTCGCCCTTGGCTTCGCCTTCTTCAACAAATGAAGCATTCAGACAGATGGTGATCTCCGTTGCAGTCTCTGTTTTGTTGCCGTGTTTTGTAGTTTGTTTGAGT TGGTGA
- the LOC109127231 gene encoding putative F-box/LRR-repeat protein At5g25860, whose product MVFYTPNLVYLDYSDYSTYGIESANFLDSLVEARLDLDIPWRGRARTFRMNNITRAIECMTNVEMLHLSSNTVKLMYNRLYDYWEEDQDDCGLSFPRFENLVNLSFETRSKRQPRWKMLTVVMDKAPNLQTLVLKGLYSIRYEGVSVNENVVKVLEIYGYRGGGNESRQLNRFLSQMNCLQVIKVEIDAAIDDVDKRLQITNDLLSLPKCQVQFL is encoded by the exons ATGGTATTTTACACACCCAATCTTGTCTACCTCGACTACTCTGATTACTCTACATATGGTATTGAATCGGCCAATTTCTTGGATTCCCTTGTGGAAGCCCGCCTCGATCTTGATATACCATGGCGGGGACGGGCGAGAACTTTCCGTATGAATAATATAACGAGAGCAATTGAGTGCATGACTAACGTTGAGATGCTTCACCTCTCTTCCAACACTGTTAAG CTTATGTATAATAGACTCTATGATTACtgggaagaagatcaagatgATTGCGGCTTGAGTTTTCCACGGTTTGAAAACCTTGTTAACCTCTCTTTCGAGACAAGATCGAAACGACAACCACGTTGGAAAATGCTAACAGTTGTGATGGATAAGGCACCAAATCTTCAAACTCTTGTCCTCAAG GGCTTGTACTCTATCCGCTATGAAGGTGTCTCCGTCAATGAGAATGTAGTGAAGGTGCTAGAGATTTATGGCTACAGAGGAGGTGGTAATGAATCGAGACAACTGAACCGTTTCTTGTCCCAGATGAATTGTCTTCAAGTGATCAAAGTGGAAATTGATGCTGCAATAGATGACGTCGACAAGAGACTTCAAATCACCAACGACCTTCTTTCTCTTCCCAAATGCCAAGTCCAGTTCTTGTGA
- the LOC104727686 gene encoding F-box/kelch-repeat protein At5g39560-like, translating into MSTEEVEPPHEEEETEPQALTFLSLPEEIIENILARISKWNYPNLSLVSKRFLSLLSSPQIYTTRSNIGTTEPCLYFCLKFSKNRSPEWYTLWMKPVETLTDDDDDDDDDDDDIPEEYSLIPVPCYPHPHCAPYGSTVAVGSEIYLIGAPYKSPPTSAVRILDCRTNTCRDGPNMMVARECPNVVFVDGKLYVLGGCEKDESMAHWMEVLDINTQTWSSLSSYGADELRSSDSWFTINELEGKIYAMAKTKDYAYDPKEGKWEIVETHPSIIWIDDWYASVDNVMYCFTNSGYCMWYDSKSRNWEEVKGSDLELLRKHSTFSLASGGLITLLNHGGKLLVVWVPSFEEYNRKRKSRIWCAKIALEMRHGGEIWGKIEWANSVLTVSKSYCFLSCVAILI; encoded by the exons ATGAGCACCGAAGAAGTTGAACCACCACATGAAGAGGAGGAGACCGAACCTCAGGCACTGACGTTTTTGTCTCTTCCAGAAGAAATCATAGAGAACATCCTCGCCCGTATCTCTAAATGGAATTACCctaatctctctcttgtctccAAAAGATTCCTCTCACTTCTATCTTCTCCCCAAATCTACACGACTCGATCTAACATCGGAACCACAGAACCATGCCTCTATTTCTGCTTAAAATTCTCTAAGAACCGATCTCCTGAATGGTACACTCTTTGGATGAAACCTGTCGAAACCCTAAcggacgatgatgatgatgatgatgatgatgatgatgatatccCTGAAGAATATTCATTGATTCCAGTACCTTGTTATCCCCATCCTCATTGTGCACCGTACGGTTCCACCGTAGCTGTTGGTTCGGAGATCTACTTAATCGGTGcaccctacaaatcaccacctACTTCAGCTGTTCGTATCCTTGATTGTAGGACTAACACGTGTCGTGATGGCCCCAATATGATGGTGGCTCGGGAGTGTCCGAATGTGGTTTTTGTGGACGGGAAGCTATATGTATTGGGAGGTTGTGAGAAAGACGAGTCCATGGCGCATTGGATGGAAGTACTTGACATAAACACTCAGACTTGGAGTTCCTTGTCGAGCTATGGAGCCGACGAGTTACGTAGCAGCGATTCGTGGTTTACAATCAACGAGCTCGAAGGAAAGATTTACGCAATGGCTAAGACGAAGGACTATGCGTATGATCCAAAAGAAGGTAAATGGGAAATTGTAGAAACGCACCCGAGCATCATATGGATAGATGACTG GTACGCCAGTGTAGACAATGTAATGTATTGTTTTACAAACTCCGGTTATTGCATGTGGTACGACTCGAAGAGTAGAAATTGGGAAGAGGTCAAGGGGTCTGATTTGGAATTATTGCGTAAGCACAGTACATTTAGCTTAGCTAGCGGGGGTTTGATTACATTGCTTAATCATGGTGGGAAACTTTTAGTTGTCTGGGTGCCCAGCTTTGAGGAATACAACAGAAAGCGGAAAAGTAGAATTTGGTGCGCAAAAATCGCGTTAGAGATGCGCCATGGAGGTGAGATTTGGGGTAAGATAGAGTGGGCCAATTCTGTGCTTACGGTCTCCAAGTCGTATTGCTTCTTGAGTTGTGTAGCTATATTAATTTGA
- the LOC104721935 gene encoding defensin-like protein 159 — protein MAKLSCSYFLVLMLVLSVFLMVARAEDKRCHLTIKKETPCDLVDCRLSCFSYYNGVGKCFDDPKVGGPQNCGCLFNC, from the exons ATGGCCAAGTTATCATGTTCTTATTTCCTTGTACTCATGCTTGTGTTGTCAG TTTTTCTAATGGTTGCAAGAGCTGAGGATAAGCGATGTCATTTGACGATTAAAAAGGAAACTCCATGTGATCTTGTCGATTGCCGTTTAAGCTGCTTTTCTTATTACAATGGAGTTGGCAAATGTTTTGACGATCCTAAAGTCGGAGGGCCTCAAAATTGTGGTTGTCTATTTAATTGTTAg
- the LOC104727687 gene encoding F-box/kelch-repeat protein At5g39560-like: MIRKEVQEMKKNKNKSPHDQPLTISSLPEEILENILARISKWNYPNLSLVSKRFLSLLSSPQLYTTRSNIGTTEPCLYFCLELPDQSPECYTLWMKPAKTLTDDDDDDDDISDEFSLVPVPYPATPSSAVRILDCRSNTWRDGPNMMVAREGANAVFGDGNIYVMGGCGKDESMAWMEVLDIKTQTWSSLPSHGADELRSSSEQGVLIISMLEGKIYAVDDKKDYAYDLKKRTWGVVETHSSSMWIYALCVIENDTCCLAQGYVLDLVNYGGKLLVAWMTVHIDNAKQIKRIRFARIALEKHHGGEVWGKMEWANTLLTVPASFEFLSSCVVVSI; this comes from the exons ATGATCCGCAAAGAGGttcaagagatgaagaagaataagaataagagcCCTCATGATCAGCCACTGACGATTTCTTCACTTCCAGAAGAAATCTTAGAGAACATCCTCGCACGTATCTCTAAATGGAATTACCctaatctctctcttgtctccAAGAgattcctctctcttctctcttctccccaACTCTACACGACTCGATCTAACATCGGAACCACAGAACCATGCCTCTATTTCTGCTTAGAATTGCCTGACCAATCTCCTGAATGTTATACTCTTTGGATGAAACCTGCCAAAACCCTAAcggacgatgatgatgatgatgatgatatttctGACGAATTTTCATTGGTTCCGGTACCGTACCCGGCGACGCCATCTTCAGCTGTTCGTATCCTTGATTGTAGGAGTAACACGTGGCGTGATGGCCCCAATATGATGGTGGCTCGGGAGGGTGCGAATGCGGTTTTTGGTGATGGgaatatatatgtaatgggaGGTTGTGGGAAGGACGAGTCCATGGCTTGGATGGAAGTGTTAGACATAAAGACTCAGACTTGGAGTTCTTTGCCGAGCCATGGAGCCGACGAGTTACGTAGTAGCAGCGAGCAAGGAGTGTTAATAATCAGTATGCTGGAAGGAAAGATTTACGCAGTGGATGATAAGAAGGACTATGCTTATGATCTGAAAAAACGTACATGGGGAGTTGTAGAAACGCACTCGAGCAGCATGTGGATATATGCTTTGTGTGTGATAGAGAAT GATACATGTTGCTTAGCACAAGGGTATGTGCTTGATTTAGTTAATTATGGTGGGAAACTTTTAGTTGCGTGGATGACGGTTCACATAGACAACGCAAAACAGATAAAGAGAATCAGGTTCGCAAGGATTGCGTTAGAGAAGCACCATGGAGGTGAGGTTTGGGGTAAGATGGAGTGGGCTAATACTCTTCTTACGGTTCCAGCGTCGTTTGAATTCTTGAGTAGTTGTGTAGTGGTCTCGATTTGA
- the LOC104721934 gene encoding defensin-like protein 159, with product MAKLSCSYFLVLMLVFSGSLIVERAEGKQCHLTIDKETPCNLVDCRLSCYSGYNGVGKCFDDRKVKGPSNCGCLYNC from the exons ATGGCAAAGTTATCATGTTCGTATTTCCTTGTACTCATGCTTGTGTTCTCAG GATCTTTAATCGTTGAAAGAGCTGAGGGGAAGCAATGTCATTTGACGATTGACAAAGAAACTCCATGTAATCTTGTTGATTGCCGTTTAAGCTGCTATAGTGGCTACAATGGAGTTGGAAAGTGTTTTGACGATCGTAAAGTAAAGGGACCTTCTAATTGTGGTTGTCTCTACAATTGTTAG
- the LOC104721932 gene encoding derlin-1 gives MSSPGEYYNSLPPITKAYGTLCLFTTVANQLGLVAPVFIALIPELVIKQFQIWRLITNFFFLGGFSINFGIRLLMIARYGVQLEKGPFERRTADFLWMMIFGSLTLVVLSLIPFFWTPFLGVSLVFMLLYLWSREFPNANISLYGLVTLKAFYLPWAMLALDVIFGSPIMPDLLGIIAGHLYYFLTVLHPLATGKNYLKTPKWVNKIVARWRIGAPVASVRQAGGVGASGAGAGGSVGGGGAYSSARAPPESSNTAFRGRSYRLTD, from the exons ATGTCTTCTCCTGGCGA ATACTATAACTCACTTCCACCAATTACCAAAGCTTATGGAACGTTGTGCCTTTTCACTACCGTTGCTAATCAGCTCGGTTTAGTTGCTCCGGTGTTCATTGCTTTGATTCCTGAACTTGTTATTAAGCAGTTCCAG ATCTGGAGGCTGATAACAAACTTCTTTTTCCTCGGTGGTTTCTCTATCAATTTCGGTATACGTCTTTTGATGAT CGCAAGATATGGAGTTCAACTTGAGAAAGGGCCATTTGAAAGACGGACAGCTGACTTTTTGTGGATGATGATCTTTGGATCCTTGACTCTTGTG GTTTTATCATTAATACCATTTTTCTGGACACCGTTCCTTGGAGTTTCGCTTGTGTTCATGCTTCTATATCTCTGGAGCCGAGAATTTCCAAATGCCAACATCAGCCTATACGGTCTTGTCACTCTCAAG GCTTTCTACCTCCCATGGGCAATGCTAGCACTAGATGTTATCTTTGGCTCTCCAATCATGCCAGATCTTCTTGGCATCATAGCCGGACATCTATACTACTTCCTAACAGTCCTCCACCCTCTTGCCACTGGAAAAAACTACCTGAAAACCCCTAAATGGGT TAACAAAATTGTAGCAAGATGGAGAATTGGAGCTCCAGTAGCAAGTGTTCGACAAGCAGGTGGCGTAGGAGCATCAGGAGCCGGAGCTGGAGGATCAGTAGGAGGTGGAGGAGCTTATTCAAGTGCGCGTGCCCCACCAGAGAGCTCGAACACAGCATTCAGAGGTCGATCATATCGTCTCACCGATTGA
- the LOC104721931 gene encoding profilin-3-like — protein sequence MSWQTYVDEHLMCDVGDGQGHHLTAAAIVGHDGSVWAQSANFPQFKGQEFSDIMKDFDEPGHLAPTGLFLAGAKYMVIQGEPNAVIRGKKGAGGITIKKTGQSCVFGVYEEPVTPGQCNMVVERLGDYLLEQGL from the exons atgtcGTGGCAAACTTACGTTGATGAGCATTTGATGTGCGATGTGGGTGATGGTCAGGGACATCACCTTACCGCTGCTGCTATCGTTGGTCATGATGGTAGCGTTTGGGCTCAGAGTGCCAACTTCCCTCAG TTCAAGGGACAAGAGTTCAGTGATATAATGAAAGATTTCGATGAACCGGGTCACTTGGCACCCACAGGGTTATTCCTAGCAGGAGCAAAGTACATGGTGATCCAAGGCGAGCCCAATGCTGTAATCCGTGGCAAGAAG GGAGCGGGAGGAATAACGATAAAGAAAACAGGACAGTCGTGTGTGTTTGGGGTCTACGAAGAGCCAGTGACACCAGGACAGTGCAACATGGTCGTCGAGAGGTTGGGTGATTACCTCCTCGAACAGGGTCTCTAG
- the LOC104721933 gene encoding uncharacterized protein LOC104721933, whose amino-acid sequence MDPCPFVRLTIDSLALRLPETATNKQIGGEVHPSSTPCYCKLRIKHFPSQKALLPLSSFSDASSPPESSTSAPGFHLDADAIRRVSGKKISLRVSVYAGRTGHTCGVASGKLLGRVEVAVDLAAALSRTVAFHSGWKKLGGDGGDKPSARLHLLVRAEPDPRFVFQFGGEPECSPVVYQIQDNLKQPVFSCKFSSDRNGRSRSLPSGFTYSSRGWITRTLSGDQWEKKQARERKGWMITIHDLSGSPVAAASMITPFVASPGSDRVSRSNPGAWLILRPHGTCVSSWKPWGRLEAWRERGAIDGLGYKFELVRDNSTSTGIPIAEGTMSTKQGGKFSIDRRVSGQGESPAISSPVKGFVMGSSVEGEGKVSKPVVHVGAQHVTCMADAALFVALSAAVDLSVDACQLFSRKLRKELCHDDQSSLT is encoded by the exons aTGGATCCATGTCCATTTGTACGGCTCACAATAGATTCCCTCGCGCTGAGACTACCGGAGACAGCTACAAACAAGCAAATCGGCGGCGAAGTACACCCTTCTTCTACTCCTTGTTACTGCAAGCTCCGGATCAAACACTTCCCTTCTCAGAAAGcgcttctccctctctcttccttctccgaCGCTTCTTCTCCCCCTGAATCCTCCACTTCAGCTCCAGGGTTTCACCTCGACGCGGACGCCATCCGACGAGTCTCCGGCAAAAAGATCTCTCTCCGAGTCTCCGTCTACGCCGGACGCACGGGACACACTTGCGGCGTCGCTTCCGGTAAGCTTTTAGGTAGAGTCGAGGTAGCGGTTGATCTCGCGGCCGCGCTGAGTAGAACCGTCGCGTTTCATAGCGGCTGGAAAAAGCTTGGTGGAGATGGAGGTGATAAACCGTCGGCTCGGTTACATCTATTGGTTCGTGCTGAACCGGATCCTCGGTTTGTTTTTCAATTCGGTGGTGAACCGGAATGTAGCCCTGTGGTTTACCAGATTCAAGATAATCTCAAACAGCCTGTCTTTAGCTGCAAATTCAGCTCCGACCGTAACGGACGATCTCG gtcACTACCATCAGGATTCACATACAGTAGCAGAGGATGGATCACAAGAACACTATCAGGTGATCAATGGGAGAAGAAACAAGCGAGAGAACGTAAAGGTTGGATGATAACGATCCATGATCTATCGGGATCACCTGTAGCTGCAGCTTCAATGATCACTCCTTTCGTGGCATCTCCAGGGTCAGACCGAGTCTCTAGGTCAAACCCTGGTGCGTGGCTAATCCTTAGACCTCACGGAACTTGTGTCAGTAGTTGGAAACCGTGGGGACGTCTTGAGGCTTGGCGTGAGAGAGGAGCTATTGATGGATTGGGTTACAAGTTCGAGCTCGTGAGGGATAATAGTACTAGCACCGGCATTCCCATTGCAGAAg gGACAATGAGCACAAAACAAGGAGGAAAGTTCAGTATTGATAGGAGAGTCTCAGGCCAAGGGGAGTCGCCGGCAATATCATCCCCCGTGAAAGGGTTCGTGATGGGTTCGAGCGTCGAAGGAGAAGGAAAAGTGAGCAAGCCGGTGGTCCACGTAGGAGCACAGCACGTGACTTGCATGGCCGACGCAGCTCTCTTCGTTGCTCTCTCCGCCGCTGTTGATCTTAGCGTCGACGCGTGTCAGCTCTTCTCTCGTAAGCTCCGTAAAGAGCTCTGTCACGACGACCAAAGCTCCCTCAcgtga
- the LOC104721930 gene encoding profilin-2, with amino-acid sequence MSWQSYVDDHLMCDVEGNHLTHAAIFGQDGSVWAQSASFPQLKPAEIEGINKDFEEAGHLAPTGLFLGGEKYMVVQGEAGAVIRGKKGPGGVTIKKTTQALVFGIYDEPMTGGQCNLVVERLGDYLIESGL; translated from the exons ATGTCGTGGCAATCATACGTCGATGACCATCTCATGTGCGATGTCGAAGGTAACCACCTCACACACGCCGCCATCTTCGGCCAAGACGGCAGTGTCTGGGCTCAGAGCGCTAGTTTCCCTCAG TTGAAGCCTGCTGAGATAGAAGGAATCAacaaagactttgaagaagCCGGACATCTTGCTCCAACAGGGCTATTTCTTGGCGGTGAGAAGTACATGGTTGTCCAAGGTGAGGCAGGAGCCGTCATCCGAGGCAAAAAG GGACCTGGTGGAGTCACTATCAAGAAGACTACTCAAGCTCTTGTCTTTGGCATCTATGATGAACCCATGACTGGAGGCCAATGCAACTTGGTCGTGGAGAGGCTTGGTGATTACCTTATTGAGTCTGGTCTCTAA